The following proteins are encoded in a genomic region of Lactiplantibacillus plantarum:
- a CDS encoding EAL domain-containing protein, whose amino-acid sequence MEPIYRYFVQPQLNLLNNTVYGYELLIKQLTPDGWRLPESFAAISSQVTSDLLIATTKILGLKVRYCAVNISREQLMDTTVAKAIIQSQVQLYPAKLVVELTEERSPKDYPDTMLIPHLRGFIEHGMQISLDDVGTGINDFKSIQEILPLASELKFALQNFRSDIKDPKIQQKLHFWRAISSEYGLRLILEGIEDAEDDRLSSHFDINLRQGYYYGKPQLLRLPGDPVNFEYPTMN is encoded by the coding sequence ATGGAACCAATTTACCGCTATTTTGTACAACCTCAACTTAACTTACTCAACAATACAGTTTACGGATACGAACTACTAATCAAACAACTAACCCCAGACGGCTGGCGTCTGCCTGAATCCTTTGCCGCAATTAGTTCACAAGTTACCTCTGATCTGCTCATTGCAACAACTAAAATTCTTGGACTAAAAGTTCGTTATTGTGCAGTCAACATCAGTCGCGAACAATTGATGGATACAACGGTTGCGAAGGCCATTATTCAAAGTCAGGTTCAGCTCTATCCTGCTAAATTAGTCGTTGAGCTAACTGAGGAACGTAGTCCTAAGGATTATCCAGATACCATGTTAATCCCACACTTACGGGGGTTCATCGAACATGGTATGCAAATTTCACTTGATGATGTTGGTACCGGAATTAACGATTTCAAGAGTATCCAAGAAATTTTGCCATTAGCTTCTGAATTAAAATTTGCGTTGCAAAACTTCCGCAGTGATATCAAAGATCCTAAGATTCAGCAAAAGCTCCATTTTTGGCGGGCCATCAGTAGTGAATACGGATTGCGTTTAATCTTAGAGGGGATTGAAGACGCCGAAGATGATCGCTTGAGTAGTCACTTCGATATTAATCTTCGACAAGGCTATTACTATGGCAAACCGCAATTATTACGCCTACCCGGTGACCCCGTCAACTTTGAATATCCGACAATGAATTAA